A genomic stretch from Rhodospirillales bacterium includes:
- a CDS encoding NifU family protein yields MFIQTEGTPNPETLKFLPDQAVLDRGTASFNRPDEAERSPLAARLFSVEGVAGVFLGRDFITVTRAPEVEWQPLKPLLLAAIMQHYASGEPTVAAPAEPTAEAAVRPEDAEVVAEIRDLIDTRVRPAVAGHGGDIVFHGYRDGVVMLELHGACSGCPSSMTTLKMGVENMLRHYIPAVQEVREVA; encoded by the coding sequence ATGTTCATCCAGACAGAAGGCACGCCGAATCCGGAAACCCTCAAGTTCCTGCCCGATCAGGCCGTGCTGGACCGCGGCACGGCTTCCTTCAACCGTCCGGACGAAGCCGAACGGTCGCCGCTGGCCGCCCGGCTCTTCTCCGTCGAGGGGGTAGCGGGCGTCTTCCTCGGACGTGACTTCATTACCGTCACGCGTGCCCCCGAAGTTGAATGGCAGCCGCTGAAGCCGTTATTGCTCGCGGCGATCATGCAGCACTACGCGTCCGGCGAGCCGACCGTGGCCGCTCCCGCCGAACCGACGGCGGAAGCCGCGGTGAGACCGGAAGACGCGGAAGTGGTGGCGGAAATCCGCGACCTCATCGACACACGGGTGCGGCCCGCGGTTGCCGGCCATGGCGGCGACATCGTGTTCCACGGCTATCGCGACGGTGTTGTGATGCTGGAACTGCACGGTGCCTGCTCCGGCTGCCCGAGCTCCATGACGACCCTGAAGATGGGCGTAGAGAACATGCTGCGGCACTACATTCCGGCGGTGCAGGAAGTCCGCGAGGTCGCCTGA
- the tsaB gene encoding tRNA (adenosine(37)-N6)-threonylcarbamoyltransferase complex dimerization subunit type 1 TsaB: MRFLFFDTALDHLTAGLAQGERVIAKHCEPCPRGHADRLVPLLRDLMAASGVGFGDLEGIGCTRGPGTFTGIRSGIAAARAMGLAADLPAVGVPTLDALARTVITGRSAEAPVTAAIDARRGELYLRHFRPDGTPVGPPLRSAAETAGSLCPEGMRLLVGSGATILRDILGRGIPRSDISTPSPEALAVTLSQALRGRRGHGYTSGPKPLYLRPADATPPADWRQPPAVA, from the coding sequence GTGCGATTCCTGTTCTTTGACACGGCGCTGGACCACCTGACCGCGGGGCTGGCTCAAGGGGAACGGGTCATTGCCAAGCACTGCGAGCCTTGCCCGCGCGGACACGCCGACCGGCTAGTTCCGTTGCTGCGCGACCTGATGGCTGCGTCAGGGGTTGGTTTCGGGGACCTGGAAGGAATCGGCTGTACCCGCGGACCCGGCACCTTTACCGGCATCCGGTCCGGGATCGCCGCGGCACGGGCGATGGGGCTGGCAGCGGACCTGCCCGCGGTGGGGGTTCCAACGTTGGATGCGCTCGCCCGCACGGTCATCACTGGGCGATCCGCCGAAGCCCCCGTTACCGCGGCGATCGATGCGCGCCGGGGCGAACTCTACCTCCGTCATTTCCGGCCGGACGGCACACCGGTCGGACCGCCGTTGCGTTCGGCCGCGGAAACCGCCGGGTCGCTGTGCCCTGAGGGGATGCGGCTCCTGGTCGGAAGTGGCGCGACCATACTGCGGGACATCCTGGGACGCGGGATACCGCGGTCCGACATCTCCACCCCGAGTCCAGAGGCCCTGGCCGTGACCCTCAGCCAAGCCCTTCGGGGGCGCCGGGGGCATGGCTACACGAGTGGGCCAAAGCCGCTGTATCTCCGGCCCGCAGACGCCACCCCGCCCGCCGATTGGCGTCAGCCGCCGGCGGTCGCCTGA
- a CDS encoding sulfurtransferase TusA family protein, whose amino-acid sequence MGCAREQKTWAIYWDIVPVSSAEIPPTVSVVTLDITDDVCPMTFVRTRIALDRLPVDGVLVVLLTDGEPLENVPRSAAELGYRVDPPEPYPPGSGIWRITIRHQSQATAGG is encoded by the coding sequence ATGGGATGTGCCCGTGAGCAGAAAACCTGGGCGATATACTGGGATATTGTGCCTGTTTCCTCCGCCGAGATTCCGCCGACAGTTTCGGTTGTAACGCTAGATATCACTGACGACGTCTGTCCGATGACGTTCGTCCGCACGCGGATCGCGCTGGACCGATTGCCCGTCGACGGTGTTCTTGTAGTCCTGCTGACCGACGGAGAGCCGCTTGAGAACGTGCCACGTTCTGCAGCGGAGCTCGGATACCGAGTGGACCCGCCCGAGCCGTATCCCCCTGGGTCCGGGATTTGGCGGATCACCATCCGCCACCAGTCTCAGGCGACCGCCGGCGGCTGA
- a CDS encoding transcriptional repressor has product MTSQRRVIVQVLAESDDHPAAEDVYRRASRIEGRISLATVYRTMRLLEEAGILEKHDFGDGRARYEEIQRAHHDHLIDVDTGEVIEFVNEEIEDLQEAVARKLGYRLTGHRHELYGTRINKPEQD; this is encoded by the coding sequence ATGACCTCGCAACGCCGGGTCATCGTGCAAGTTCTCGCTGAATCGGACGACCACCCGGCAGCCGAAGACGTCTACCGAAGAGCGTCGCGGATCGAAGGGCGCATCAGCCTAGCGACGGTGTACCGAACCATGCGGCTGCTTGAGGAAGCGGGAATCCTGGAGAAGCATGACTTCGGCGATGGTCGAGCGCGCTACGAAGAGATCCAACGCGCCCATCATGACCATCTGATCGATGTCGACACCGGCGAAGTCATAGAGTTCGTGAACGAAGAGATTGAGGACCTGCAGGAAGCCGTCGCCCGCAAGCTGGGGTACCGCCTGACCGGCCATCGGCATGAGTTGTACGGAACCCGGATCAACAAGCCGGAGCAGGATTGA
- a CDS encoding GNAT family N-acetyltransferase: MPPCAPRHSAVPVARAGNLEVRLATKADEVDAAQALRYRIFYEEMSAKPSPEMRKRQRDFDHYDPLWEHLLVLDHGSGGSVIGTYRLHRCGAETPSSELYTNTEYDLAPILEQTGVLVELGRMCIHPSYRNGATAQLLWRGIAHYVFHHDVQLMFGCASLSGTDPDELALPLSYLHHAHLAPPDLRPRALENLRVPMDRLAPDAFTSRDGLKALPGLVKGYIRLGGFVGDGAVIDWQFGTVDVCMVVKTELVSKRYRQHYEREAGVSEYN, from the coding sequence ATGCCGCCGTGCGCTCCCCGCCACAGCGCAGTGCCAGTCGCGCGGGCCGGAAATCTTGAGGTACGCCTAGCCACAAAGGCCGATGAGGTGGACGCCGCGCAAGCGCTGCGGTACCGGATCTTCTACGAGGAAATGTCGGCCAAGCCTTCGCCAGAGATGCGGAAACGCCAGCGCGATTTTGACCATTATGACCCGCTATGGGAGCACCTGCTGGTGCTCGATCATGGCTCGGGCGGGTCCGTCATCGGCACATACCGGCTGCACCGCTGCGGCGCGGAAACACCCTCGAGCGAGCTCTACACCAATACAGAGTACGACCTCGCGCCGATTCTCGAACAGACCGGGGTTCTCGTCGAGCTCGGCCGCATGTGCATCCACCCAAGCTACCGAAACGGGGCCACGGCCCAACTGCTGTGGCGCGGCATCGCCCACTACGTCTTCCACCACGACGTGCAGCTGATGTTCGGATGCGCCAGCCTCAGCGGGACCGATCCGGACGAACTCGCGCTTCCACTCAGCTACCTGCACCACGCCCATCTGGCGCCCCCGGACCTGCGTCCCCGGGCACTCGAGAACCTCAGGGTTCCGATGGACCGCCTGGCACCGGACGCATTCACGTCGCGCGACGGCCTGAAGGCGCTGCCGGGACTCGTCAAGGGCTACATCCGGCTTGGCGGGTTCGTCGGAGATGGCGCCGTCATCGACTGGCAGTTCGGCACGGTCGACGTCTGCATGGTTGTGAAGACCGAACTGGTCAGCAAACGGTACCGCCAGCACTACGAGCGGGAAGCCGGAGTGAGCGAGTACAACTAG
- a CDS encoding lysophospholipid acyltransferase family protein — protein sequence MAEDLAPSHARAMFRSVAFLIWFLLLLPVHLVALAGGSRLSRRIPVFFHRGLLHLFGVRVRRIGRPSNKPPTLFASNHTSWLDIVVLSSLAPVSFVAKAEIAGWFFFGWLAKLQRSIFIDRRRSQAVAHGAELTRRLADSDNIVLFPEGTSGDGNRVLRFRSALFNFAEREVLRSLTVQPVSICYSGLNGLPLDRRNRPLITWYGGMDLLPHVWKLLGLGHMEVTVSFHPPLPKISDRKQLARLAERSVADGLARALAGRARGAATKGQPSTA from the coding sequence ATGGCAGAAGACCTCGCGCCCTCGCATGCGCGCGCGATGTTTCGGAGTGTTGCTTTCTTGATCTGGTTCCTGCTGCTCCTTCCCGTGCACCTGGTGGCGCTTGCCGGCGGTTCTCGCCTGTCGCGCCGGATACCGGTCTTCTTCCATCGGGGACTCCTGCACCTGTTCGGGGTCCGGGTCCGTCGCATCGGCCGCCCCAGCAACAAACCCCCTACCCTGTTTGCCAGCAACCACACCTCTTGGCTGGACATTGTCGTGCTCTCGTCCTTGGCACCGGTGTCGTTTGTGGCGAAGGCGGAAATCGCCGGGTGGTTCTTCTTCGGGTGGCTCGCGAAACTTCAGCGAAGCATCTTTATCGACCGTCGACGCAGCCAGGCGGTCGCCCACGGTGCCGAACTAACCCGTCGACTGGCGGACAGCGACAACATTGTCCTCTTTCCTGAAGGCACCAGCGGTGACGGCAATCGCGTTCTTCGCTTTCGGTCCGCGCTGTTCAATTTCGCGGAACGAGAGGTTCTACGCAGCCTGACGGTGCAGCCGGTCTCAATCTGCTACAGCGGGCTCAACGGCCTGCCTCTCGACCGCAGAAATCGCCCGCTCATCACTTGGTACGGTGGCATGGACCTGCTCCCACACGTTTGGAAGCTGCTGGGACTCGGGCACATGGAGGTCACCGTGAGCTTTCACCCGCCGCTGCCCAAGATTTCGGATCGGAAGCAGCTTGCTCGACTTGCGGAACGGAGCGTCGCCGATGGGCTAGCGCGGGCGCTGGCCGGGCGCGCCCGGGGTGCCGCAACCAAGGGTCAGCCGTCCACCGCATGA
- the miaB gene encoding tRNA (N6-isopentenyl adenosine(37)-C2)-methylthiotransferase MiaB, whose translation MTEPSTARQVYIRTYGCQMNVYDSERMAEMLAPLGYTRTDAPEAADLIVLNTCHIREKAAEKVYSDLGRLVPLRATARRAGRRVRFVVAGCVAQAEGAEIRRRRPEVDIVVGPQTYHRLPELLAQADRAGKAPVICTDFPAVRKFDELPSRSGSGPAAFLSVQEGCDRFCTFCVVPYTRGAEYSRPVEDVVREAESLVDQGASELCLLGQNVNAYHGLDAGGTEVSLAGLLRRLAEIDGIVRLRYTTSHPANMTDELIRAHGDLEPLMPYLHLPVQSGSDRVLRAMNRAHTAASFMATVRKLREVRPDLALSSDFIVGFPGESEHDFEATLRLVEETSFAAAYSFRYSRRPGTPAAVLPHQVAEPDKARRLSILQALLADQQHSFNRGFENATVPVLFERRGRLAGQLTGRSPWMHAVHVDADESFLGTIQPVFVTRAGPHGLAGVLAVECENAKG comes from the coding sequence ATGACTGAACCGTCAACCGCACGCCAAGTGTACATTCGTACGTACGGCTGCCAGATGAACGTCTACGACTCGGAGCGGATGGCAGAGATGCTGGCCCCGCTCGGATACACCCGCACCGACGCCCCCGAGGCTGCCGACCTGATCGTCCTGAATACCTGCCATATACGCGAGAAGGCTGCGGAGAAGGTTTACTCCGACCTGGGCCGGCTTGTGCCGCTCCGGGCTACCGCCCGCCGCGCGGGTCGCCGCGTGCGCTTCGTCGTCGCCGGCTGCGTGGCCCAGGCGGAAGGGGCGGAAATCCGCCGTCGGCGCCCCGAGGTCGACATCGTGGTCGGCCCACAGACTTACCACCGGCTGCCGGAGCTCTTGGCCCAAGCCGACCGCGCGGGCAAGGCGCCGGTCATCTGTACGGACTTCCCGGCAGTGCGCAAGTTTGACGAATTGCCCTCCCGCAGCGGTTCGGGGCCGGCAGCGTTCCTCTCTGTCCAAGAGGGGTGTGACCGGTTTTGCACGTTTTGCGTGGTGCCGTACACGCGCGGAGCGGAATACTCGCGGCCAGTCGAAGACGTGGTCCGAGAGGCGGAGTCGCTCGTGGACCAAGGCGCCAGCGAGCTGTGCCTGCTCGGGCAGAACGTGAACGCCTACCACGGCTTGGATGCGGGCGGCACGGAGGTTTCGCTGGCCGGTCTGCTTCGAAGACTCGCGGAGATCGACGGCATCGTGCGGCTGCGTTACACCACTTCGCACCCCGCCAACATGACGGACGAACTGATCCGCGCACATGGCGACCTCGAACCCCTGATGCCGTATCTGCATCTCCCCGTCCAGTCGGGATCGGATCGAGTCCTGCGGGCGATGAACCGGGCCCACACCGCCGCTTCCTTCATGGCGACCGTCCGCAAATTACGTGAGGTGCGGCCTGATCTCGCGCTTTCGTCGGACTTCATCGTGGGGTTTCCCGGAGAATCGGAGCACGACTTCGAAGCGACCCTGCGGTTGGTCGAGGAAACCTCGTTTGCGGCCGCCTACTCCTTCCGCTACAGCCGCCGGCCAGGAACGCCGGCCGCCGTCTTGCCACACCAAGTGGCCGAGCCGGACAAGGCCCGCCGTCTATCGATCCTTCAGGCGCTGCTCGCCGATCAGCAGCACAGCTTCAATCGCGGTTTCGAAAACGCGACCGTGCCCGTCCTGTTCGAGCGTCGCGGCCGCCTCGCCGGGCAACTCACGGGACGCAGCCCCTGGATGCACGCGGTCCATGTCGACGCGGACGAATCTTTCTTGGGCACCATCCAACCCGTATTCGTCACGCGAGCAGGGCCGCACGGCCTGGCGGGGGTCTTGGCAGTCGAATGCGAGAACGCCAAAGGATGA